The proteins below are encoded in one region of Carettochelys insculpta isolate YL-2023 chromosome 14, ASM3395843v1, whole genome shotgun sequence:
- the LOC142020541 gene encoding arylamine N-acetyltransferase, pineal gland isozyme NAT-3-like isoform X2, with amino-acid sequence MNIREYFTRISYKGSCANPDLETLTEVFQHHIRAVPFENLSIHCGETIELDLESTYNKIVRKKRGGWCMENNHLLWWVLKTLGYDTTILGAIVYDPEEKPYQNDIDHLLLKVDLDGKAYIVDGGFGTVYQMWEPMELISGKDQPQIPGIFRFMEDNGIWYFEKIKRNQYSPNQSCSYSDNREKNACKKVYQFTLEPRELEDFRPQSVYLQTSPDSLFVKKSICSLQTTDGPWTLVGWTLTRVKYNYKENMDLMETTTLTDEEVEKTLKDQFGIMLDHKLVPVNNSKMSVF; translated from the coding sequence ATGAACATCAGAGAATATTTCACCAGAATTTCTTATAAAGGCTCCTGTGCAAACCCAGATCTGGAGACCTTGACTGAAGTCTTCCAGCACCACATCCGAGCTGTTCCATTTGAAAACCTCAGCATCCACTGCGGGGAAACCATCGAGTTAGACTTAGAATCCACTTACAACAAAATAGTGAGGAAGAAACGCGGTGGCTGGTGCATGGAAAACAATCATCTGTTATGGTGGGTTCTGAAAACGCTGGGATATGACACCACCATTTTAGGGGCCATAGTTTATGACCCAGAAGAAAAGCCATATCAAAATGATATTGATCACCTTCTGCTAAAGGTGGACCTTGATGGCAAAGCCTACATTGTAGATGGTGGCTTTGGAACTGTCTATCAAATGTGGGAGCCAATGGAGCTTATTTCTGGGAAAGACCAGCCCCAGATTCCTGGCATCTTTCGCTTCATGGAAGACAATGGGATCTGGTACTTTGAGAAAATCAAAAGGAATCAATACAGTCCCAACCAAAGCTGCTCTTATTCTgataacagagaaaaaaatgcaTGCAAGAAAGTTTACCAGTTTACCCTGGAACCACGAGAGCTAGAAGATTTCAGGCCCCAGAGTGTGTATCTCCAGACATCTCCAGATTCCCTGTTTGTCAAAAAGTCCATCTGCAGCCTCCAGACCACTGATGGTCCTTGGACTTTAGTTGGGTGGACACTCACTAGGGTAAAATATAATTACAAGGAGAACATGGATCTGATGGAAACCACAACGCTTACAGATGAGGAGGTGGAAAAAACACTGAAAGACCAATTCGGAATAATGCTAGATCATAAACTCGTCCCAGTTAACAATTCCAAAATGTCTGTATTTTAA
- the LOC142020686 gene encoding arylamine N-acetyltransferase, pineal gland isozyme NAT-10-like translates to MSIEEYLDRIGYQDSHEKHDLETLTAIFQHHIRAIPFENLSIHCRETITLDLDQIYNKIVRKKRGGWCMEHNQLLWWVLKTLGYDTTILGAYIYSLPQNTYASHMTHLLLKVEIDNKAYILDGGFGASYQIWQPMELISGKDQPQRPGIFRFTEDNGIWYFEKIRRKQYIPNQSYANSDLLERSECRKIYLFNLEPRTMEDFQFPCTYLQTSPDSLFTKKSICSLQTTDGFRALIGWTLIETTYNYKDNTDLVEFMTVKDKEVEKTLKDKFSITLERKFVPINLKGFYVI, encoded by the coding sequence ATGTCCATTGAAGAATATTTAGACCGAATTGGATACCAAGACTCCCATGAAAAACACGATTTAGAAACCTTAACTGCAATCTTCCAGCACCACATCCGAGCTATTCCATTTGAAAATCTCAGCATCCACTGCAGAGAAACCATTACCTTGGATTTGGACCAGATTTACAACAAAATAGTAAGGAAGAAGCGCGGGGGATGGTGCATGGAACACAACCAGCTTTTATGGTGGGTGCTGAAAACACTGGGCTATGATACCACCATTTTAGGAGCATACATATACAGCCTGCCACAGAACACCTATGCCTCTCACATGACCCACCTTCTGTTAAAGGTGGAGATTGATAACAAAGCCTATATCCTTGATGGGGGCTTTGGTGCATCCTATCAAATATGGCAACCAATGGAGCTTATTTCTGGAAAAGACCAGCCTCAGAGGCCTGGCATCTTTCGCTTCACAGAAGACAATGGCATCTGGTACTTTGAGAAAATAAGAAGGAAACAATACATTCCCAACCAAAGCTATGCTAATTCTGACCTTCTGGAAAGAAGTGAATGCAGGAAAATTTATTTGTTCAATCTTGAGCCACGAACAATGGAAGATTTTCAGTTCCCATGCACGTACCTTCAGACAAGTCCAGATTCCTTGTTTACGAAAAAGTCAATCTGCAGCCTGCAGACCACTGATGGGTTTCGAGCTTTAATTGGTTGGACACTCATTGAGACAACTTACAACTACAAGGACAACACAGACCTGGTAGAATTTATGACCGTTAAAGATAAGGAGGTGGAGAAGACACTGAAAGATAAATTCAGCATAACATTAGAAAGAAAATTTGTCCCGATTAACCTCAAAGGATTCTATGTGATTTAG
- the LOC142020541 gene encoding arylamine N-acetyltransferase, pineal gland isozyme NAT-3-like isoform X1, producing the protein MIQLEYRSQSPCILRHNQEQQKQGNMNIREYFTRISYKGSCANPDLETLTEVFQHHIRAVPFENLSIHCGETIELDLESTYNKIVRKKRGGWCMENNHLLWWVLKTLGYDTTILGAIVYDPEEKPYQNDIDHLLLKVDLDGKAYIVDGGFGTVYQMWEPMELISGKDQPQIPGIFRFMEDNGIWYFEKIKRNQYSPNQSCSYSDNREKNACKKVYQFTLEPRELEDFRPQSVYLQTSPDSLFVKKSICSLQTTDGPWTLVGWTLTRVKYNYKENMDLMETTTLTDEEVEKTLKDQFGIMLDHKLVPVNNSKMSVF; encoded by the coding sequence GTAACATGAACATCAGAGAATATTTCACCAGAATTTCTTATAAAGGCTCCTGTGCAAACCCAGATCTGGAGACCTTGACTGAAGTCTTCCAGCACCACATCCGAGCTGTTCCATTTGAAAACCTCAGCATCCACTGCGGGGAAACCATCGAGTTAGACTTAGAATCCACTTACAACAAAATAGTGAGGAAGAAACGCGGTGGCTGGTGCATGGAAAACAATCATCTGTTATGGTGGGTTCTGAAAACGCTGGGATATGACACCACCATTTTAGGGGCCATAGTTTATGACCCAGAAGAAAAGCCATATCAAAATGATATTGATCACCTTCTGCTAAAGGTGGACCTTGATGGCAAAGCCTACATTGTAGATGGTGGCTTTGGAACTGTCTATCAAATGTGGGAGCCAATGGAGCTTATTTCTGGGAAAGACCAGCCCCAGATTCCTGGCATCTTTCGCTTCATGGAAGACAATGGGATCTGGTACTTTGAGAAAATCAAAAGGAATCAATACAGTCCCAACCAAAGCTGCTCTTATTCTgataacagagaaaaaaatgcaTGCAAGAAAGTTTACCAGTTTACCCTGGAACCACGAGAGCTAGAAGATTTCAGGCCCCAGAGTGTGTATCTCCAGACATCTCCAGATTCCCTGTTTGTCAAAAAGTCCATCTGCAGCCTCCAGACCACTGATGGTCCTTGGACTTTAGTTGGGTGGACACTCACTAGGGTAAAATATAATTACAAGGAGAACATGGATCTGATGGAAACCACAACGCTTACAGATGAGGAGGTGGAAAAAACACTGAAAGACCAATTCGGAATAATGCTAGATCATAAACTCGTCCCAGTTAACAATTCCAAAATGTCTGTATTTTAA
- the MPHOSPH6 gene encoding M-phase phosphoprotein 6 — protein MAGEVTSKLSKNLLRMKFMQRGLDSETKKQLKEEEKKIISEEHWYLDLPELKEKESLIIEERSFMPCEDLLYGRMSFKGFNPEVEKLMIQMNSRYKKEEIEADEIAEADVSDEEMARRYETLVGTIGKKFLKKRDQRVLQDEDENSNVKPSKAKKMFLKPQD, from the exons TTCATGCAGAGGGGATTAGATTCAGAAACCAAAAAACAActgaaagaggaggaaaaaaagataATCAGTGAAGAACACTGGTATCTGGATTTACCAGAACTCAAGGAAAAGGA GAGTCTTATAATAGAAGAGAGAAGCTTTATGCCATGTGAAGACCTACTTTATGGCAGAATGTCCTTTAAAGGGTTTAATCCAGAAGTTGAG AAGTTAATGATCCAAATGAACTCTAGGTACAAGAAAGAAGAAATTGAAGCAGATGAAATAGCTGAGGCTGATGTATCAGATGAAGAAATGGCCAGAAG ATACGAAACCTTAGTGGGAACGATAGGAAAGAAATTCTTGAAAAAGAGAGATCAGCGTGTGCTACAGGATGAAGATGAGAACAGTAACGTGAAACCTAGCAAAGCtaagaaaatgttcttaaaaccCCAGGATTGA